The stretch of DNA AATTAGGTTTTAAAATATTGACGTTGTAAAAAAAACATTTTAATACCTGTATTATTTAGCCATAGTTTAATAGCAAACATAAGCCTATCTGCTCATGGATTAAGGCAACTTAACCAATGACACTTTTAAAATAACTTCACTTTAAAGTCCTTCTTTATTCTATTGTTTAAAAAACCTTCAGGTTCATTTAACATGCTTATTCATTTCAAGACATACCTCTCCCTCAAGCACAACCAACCTTAGGCTATACTTCAATCTAGAGCAGAGGGTGCCCTAACAAAAAAATTTTTATTTTTTTAGTTCATTAGATATTAGTAGGTAAATAACCAACCTAAGTTAGTTGCTTACCAGCAATGCTTTCCTATTCTGTAAATTTCACAACAACAGTTGCCTGATAGCCTGCAAAATCAGTTGATTATGCACACAAAGACGCTTACCCGTTTAATTATTTAATTTAACCAAACAGATTAAAAACCATTGAAAATCAAATAGGTTTACCAATTTTTTTAGATAACTCTAAATACATAAGTAGGACGCAAGTATTTTCTAAAAAATACTTCATCTTCATCAAACACCTTTAACTTTATTATCAATAATTGTTGATTTGGGGTAAAAATCTATTATTACTTGATGATAATATTATGAATGAATGTAACGCCGTTTCTTATAAAAAAAGTTGAATATAACTTAATGAAATGGATAGAGGTTCTTCTATATAGATTATATATTTTGGAAGGTTTGGGAATAATGGATTTTAAATGTTTCTTTTTACAACAAAACAAATTTAGTCTAATTTATAACAAAATGCAAGGACTATATGAATATTTTTTATTCCAATATATTAATGTAATATTCAATAAAATCAACTATAGTCTTCTAATAGCTTTCCACTTAAGTATAGAAATATTATACAATCCCTACCAGCACGCTATCCTAGACCTTGACCTAAAGAAAATTCTAATTAATTAAAATCCTTTCCCCATGACTCCGCAATAAATTCAAGATAATGTAAATTAGTTGGATACTCCCAAAGCTCAATAAGTCGGTGCCCTTTGTTCTCAATAATTTTAAATTTATGCTGAATACCATGCATTCTCAAATAATCACTCATGATTGGACTCCCCTTTCGGTTGTTATTCTGAACATATTGATCCTGATCCCCTATCAACAGCTCAATCTTTATATTGCTTTTTAGAATTTCATCCAAATTTTTATCTACCGCCTGTTTTAGACGTTTGATTGCATAATCACTTACAAATGCACTAGAAACCACTGAAGCAAATTTAGTAGGAAAGTAAAGCGCAAAATTCAAAGCCCCTGTTGCCCCTCTAGAATGTCCAATAACAGAAATTTGGGTACTTTCCATTGTTGTATGAAAATTTTCAGCACAAAATCGCCTGAGTTCTTGTTTTTTATCACTGGTGATCATTTCTTCATTGGGGTTGGTATACCACTGCATTTCATTTGTATTTGTCCCACCTCTTACTGCAACAATAACCATTTCAGGAATAAGTTGATTCTTCATCCAATGATTTAGACTTGATACAGGGAATGCCTGAATAAATGTATTTTCATCTTCACCTTGACCATGCAATAGAATCAGAAGAGGATACTTTTTAGCCCTTTCTTGAGACCAATTTGAAGGAAGATAAACGTTGAAATCAACCTGCCCTCTACTCTTACTTGTAAAAGAAGAATGGGTATAATTACCTGTTTTAAAAACTTTGGTTATGGCTTGATTATGTTGGCTTATACGGTCTCCAGTACAAGCCAACAATGCTATGGTTACGAATAAGCACCAATAAATATTTTTTCCCATTTTGACGGTAGGTAAAATCAAAGATTAAAATATTCTTTTTGTTGAACTACTTCCAGCATCACATCAGTAATATACGTCAAATCTTTTTCATTGATAATATAAGGCGGCATAATGTAAATCATGTTTTTAAAGGGACGTATCCAAACTCCTTGTTGCACAAAAAATGCCTGAATGGCTCCTACCTCAACAGGATAATGAGTTTCTATTACTCCAATTGCGCCTAGGACACGTACAGACTTCACCAACTCATAGTTTAGCGCTTTTTGCAATTTATAGGTCAAAATTTGCTCTATTTTCGCAATTCGCTGTTCCCAATTGGATGCTATTAACAACGCTAAACTAGCATTAGCAACCGCACAAGCCAAAGGATTACCCATAAAAGTAGGTCCATGCATCATTACCCCTGCTTCTCCATTACAAATGGTATTGGCAACGGTTCGGCTACAAATAGTAGCGGCTAAGGTCATGTAACCTCCCGTCAATGCCTTTCCAACACAGATAATATCGGGAATAATATCGGCATGTTCTACCGCAAACATCTTTCCTGTACGCCCAAATCCTGTTGCAATTTCATCAGCAATTAACAAAAGTTGGTATTGATCGCACAGACGTCGAATTTCTTTTAAATATTGCGGCGAATAAATGCGCATTCCTCCCGCTCCTTGCACGATGGGCTCTAAAATAAAAGCTGCGGCATCCCCAGCATTTTGTTCAAAAAAATCTTCGATCTCTAATAATTCAGCCGCACTCATTTTTCGATCAAACCCTAAGGTGGGTGCTTCTAGATAATAATGTTGGGGCATAAAATCTTGAAATAAATGATGCATTCCTGTCACGGGGTCACAAACAGACATCGCACCAGTTGTATCGCCATGATAGCCCTTTTTTAACGTCAAAAATTTAGATTTATGCTTCTTCCCTAGGGCGTGTTGATATTGAACGGCCATTTTCATAGCTACCTCAACCGCAATAGATCCACTGTCGCACAAAAACACAGCATCTAAGCCTTTGGGCGTTAAATCAACTAGCTTTTTCCCTAAATCAATTGCTGGTTGATGGGTCAAGCCCCCAAACATAACATGTGCCATTTGATCCGTCTGTGCTTTTGCTGCCTCATTCAAGAGGGGCTCATTATAACCGTGAATTGCCGACCACCAACTCGCTGTCCCATCAATTAGAACTTCTCCTGTTGTTAGATAAATCCTAACCCCTTCTACCGACTCAACAGGGTAAACAGGTAAAGGCTTTGTCAAAGAGGTGTAAGGATGCCACAAATGGTGTCGATCAAACGCCAAATCTTCTTGGCTTATTGTTTTATCTATCGTTTTCATTGTTTTTGTTTTCATTGAATACCTTTCCAATTTTGTTTCATTAATTAGCTACAATTTATAGCCAATTTCTTCTGTCAGTGCTACTCTACTTTTGGCAAAATGCCCTGTTCCAAAGGCAATTACTCGCTCTTTTTCATCGAACAAGGTAGATTCTGCAATCCAAAGATTTCTAGATGCAAATTTAACCGTTCCTACTGCTTTTATCAGTCCTTTGCTAATTGGGCGAACGATATTAATGTTATAGTTTGTCGTTAATACAAAAGCATCCATTACAATAGAATTTACGGCAAAAAAGGCAGCATCGTCTAGGACTTTAAAATAAACACTACCATGCATTGCTCCCAAAGCATGAAAATATTTGGGGCTTACTTCTAATGTTATAATTGCGCTTTCTTTTTTAATATTTAGACTTGTAGTTTCATAAAAACTACTGTTGATATTGGCTCCGTCCAAATACATCCGCTCTAATTTTCGATAATGTGTTTCTGCTGTTGTCCTTGTCATAGTTGTTAATTTGGGCAGCAAGATAAGCATTGCCAACAAGAATAAGAATTTCACAAATACTTCAATCCAATAAAGTCTCCATTTAAGTAAATTAACTACCTTTACCTTCATTGATAAACAACTGGCAAAGAGCGATTAAACGATTTTTCTTATTATTAAAAGTCAATCTATTTTTATAACAAATACCCTAAGTCGCCAAATCTTTCATTAAATATTGGTATTTTAGCGCACTAAAACGATTTAGCCATAGAAACCTAAAACTCATCTTGGTCATTATTTTTGCGTTTACAAACATCTCATTTTGAACACTATGAACAAATACAGCCTGCTCATTTTCATCCTTTTCTGTATTGGGTGTACGCCCACCAATACAGAGCAAAACAAGCAACAAGAATCCCTAAGCCAATATGTTAATCCTTTTATTGGTACAGGCGGCCACGGGCATACTTATCCAGGGGCTACGCTTCCTTTTGGGATGATGCAACTCAGCCCAGATACTCGCTTGACAGGCTGGGACGGTTGCTCTGGCTACCATTATACAGACTCTACTATTTATGGTTTTAGTCATACCCATCTTAGTGGAACAGGCGTTTCGGATTATGGAGATTTGTTATTGATGCCCCACAGCAAATCCAAAGCTGCTGATCTAGATTACACCCAATTTCTCGCTACATTTGACAAGAAAAAAGAAAAGGCTAGCCCAGGATATTATGAAGTAGTTCTTTCAGAAGATGCTATAAAAGTTGCCTTATCAACGACTGCTCGTTGTGGGATGCACCAATACACCTTCCCTTCCAATGCCGTGCAAAAAATAATGTTAGACTTGCAACATAGAGATCAATTATTGGAGGCTAAATTGGAAGTAATTGACGCACAAACCATACGTGGAATGCGCCGTTCTAACGCTTGGGCCACCGATCAACATTTTTATTTTTACCTTCAATTTTCCAAACCTTTTACCGATCAAAGCATTCTCCAAAATGAACAAAAGGAAAATGTACATGCTCAATTTACCTTTGATAATAACGAGGAAGCCCTTTATGTCAAGGTTGGCATGTCTAGTGTATCAATGGAAGGGGCACAAAAAAATCTTGAAAAAGAAATTCCCCACTGGGATTTTAAGGCTGTCAAAGAGGCTGCTCAAGAGGCTTGGGAGGAGGAATTGCAAAAAGTAATGGTAAAAAGTGCTGATTTAGACAAAAAGACAATTTTTTATACCGCCTTGTATCATTCTTTCTTAGCGCCCAATCTATTTATGGATGTAGATGGTCAATATAGGGGGACTGATCTTAAGGTTCATCAGGCCAAAAACTTTTCTAATTATACCATTTTTTCTCTTTGGGACACCTTTCGAGGGACACATCCGCTATATACCATTTTGCAACGGAAACGAACACTCGATTTCATCCAAACTTTTCTAGCACAGTACCAACAAGGAGGGCAACTTCCTGTTTGGGAATTAGCGAGTAATTATACAGGTTGCATGATTGGTTATCACTCCGTTTCGGTTATAGCCGATGCTTATGCCAAAGGCATTCGAGATTTTGATACCCAACTGGCACTAGAAGCAATGAATCATAGCGCTATGCAGGATCATTTAGGGCTATCTTTTTATAAAGAAAAGGGCTTTATCGCTTGCGATGATGAAGCGGAGTCCGTTTCTAAAACCTTGGAATATGCCTATGACGACTGGTGTATTGCAGAATTTGCCAAAGCAATCGGAAATGATTCGATGTATCAATATTATATCCAACGTGCCCAATCTTACAAAAACTTGTACGATCCCAACACTAATTTTTTAAGGGGTAGAATTCACGGGGGGTGGTTTACTCCTTTTGAGCCTAGCGAAGTTAATTTTAATTATACAGAGGCCAATGGCTGGCAGTATACCCTTTTTGCCCCTCAAGATATCGCAGGGTTGATTGATTTGATGGGAGGAACGAGTTCTTTTGAAAAGATGTTAGATGAACTTTTTGAAACCGAAAGTAAGCTAGAAGGACGCCACCAAGTAGATATTACGGGTTTGATTGGTCAATATGCACACGGCAATGAACCAAGTCATCACGTTGCTTATCTATATAATTATATTCACAAACCATGGAAAACACAAGAGCGTGTTCAACAAATCATGGAAGAAATGTACCAAAATGCGCCTGATGGGCTCTCTGGAAATGAAGATTGTGGTCAAATGTCTTCTTGGTATAATCTATCCGCTATGGGTTTTTATTCTGTAAGTCCTGGCACCAATTATTATACCATTGGAAGTCCCGCTTTTGAAGCCATTACCATCAACCTAGAAAATGGAAAGCAATTTCGTATCAAAGCACCAAAACTTAGTGCAACCAACCTTTATATTCAATCGATAAAACTCAATGGAAATAATTACAACAAGACTTATCTCTTGCACGAAGATATTTTGGCTGGTGGAGAATTAGTTTTTGAAATGGGAAATACGCCCAACAAAAAGTGGGGCATTGCTAGTCAATCGATCCCTCCTTCAAGCATCCAAGATCAACTAATTGTTACGGCTCCTTATTTGGTTACCACTGGTAAAACATTTACGGACAGTACAACGATCCAAATGGGTACAGCTTGTACCAACTGCTCGCTTCATTATACAACAGATGGCAGCATCCCTACCTCAGAAAGTCCTGTTTATGAAAATCCCATTACGATAAAAGAAACAACTGCTTTTAACTTAATTTCTATCGATAAAACAGGCAAAAAAAGTACGCTCATTCACGAAGACATTATAAAGGTTGACGACAGTAGAACAATCCAAATCAACACTAAATATGCCAATCAATATGCAGCAGGCGGAGACCAAGCCTTGATTGACCATCTGCGTGGTGGCGCTAATTTTAGAACAGGATCTTGGCAAGGTTACCGAGAGAATTTAGAATGTGTGATTGATTTGAGCGAAAACCGATCCTTTTCGAGCATTACGGTTGGTTTTCTGCAAGATATTCAAGCTTGGATTTTTTATCCAAAGAAAGTTACTTATTACGGCTCTCAAGATGGGCAAAATTTCTCCTTAATGGGAGAAGTTCTTTGTGACTTCCCAGACAACGAATATGGAGCCTTCACTAAAGATTTTAGTTTTAAACCGTCTCAAAATATGCATACTCGCTATATAAAAATTGTAGCTGAGAATTATGGCAATTGCCCCGACTGGCATTTAGGAGCTGGTGGAAAAACATGGGTTTTTGCCGATGAAATTTTAGTTCAATAAGTGTATTTATCTAATTGTATCCCACTCTAAAGTCGAGTGCTGCAATAATTTTATTGTGGCACTCTTTTTTTGTTTATGCTCCATAGAATTGGGTTCATCCATTTGCTAAAAAAGAACGCCACTAAAAAAATATCCTTAAGAATTTAGAATTCAAAACTAGTAACTAATCAAAAATGCCTATCTTTGCCCCGATAACGAGTTGCAGTGCGTTTGGGGCACTAAAATTTGGTTCTATTTAGAAATTAGAATAGTTCATTGAACTTTTGTAATAAACACAAAAAACACACTTATAGCACACTGATTATTACAGCCCAATGAACAGCATTAGCGGCATAGCACTTTGTGCATTTCTGAGGTTTTAGTGAACTATTAAAATTAATCAAGTTTAGTAATGAGAGAATTTCCAAAAATTACAGACCCTATCTTTGTTAAGAAAGAATTAAAAGGCATGGACAAATTTTTTGCCACCAAAATTAGGGATGAGCGTGATTTGCCTTTTATCTATTTAATCATAAAAATAACTTTTATTCTAATTCCCTCTGCCATTTTATTGTATAGCCCCTTATTGCAAGGAAATTTGTGGTGGGGCGGGGCTGCCTTCCATTTGTTTTTGTGCATTATTGTCTTTTTAGGTCCTTATACCTTAATGTTACACAACACGAGTCATCGTCCATTTTTTAAGAAAGAAAATGAAATTTGGAATAAATATATTCCTTGGATTTTAGGTCCTTTTATGGGACAATCGCCAGAGTTGTATTTTATTCACCACATGGGAATGCATCACAACGAAGGGAATATGCCAGAAGATAAGAGTTCTACCATGCCCTTTCAAAGAGATAGCTTTTTTAACTTTTTACACTATTATTTGCGCTTTTTGTTTATCGGAATCATAGAATTAACACAGTATTTTTTCAGTAAGAAAAAAAATGCCCTTGGTATAAAAGCAGCTAGAGCCGAATTTCTTTATTTGTCGTTCTTAGCATTGCTTTGCGTATTTGTCAATTGGGGAGCAACCATGGCCGTATTTATTATTCCTTTGTTGATTATTCGCTTGGCAATGATGTCAGGAAACTGGGGGCAACATGCATTTGTAGACCCAGACGAACCAGACAATGATTATACCAGCAGTATTACTTGCATCAATTCAGGTTACAATCAAAAATGTTTTAATGATGGTTATCATATTGGTCATCATTTGGTTCCTAATATGCATTGGACGGACATGCCAGTTGAGTTGCAAAATAATCTTCAAAAATACTCTGATAACAAGTCATTAATTTTTGAAGGGCTAGATTTCCAAATTGTATGGATTTTATTGATGCTTAAGCGTTATAACACTTTGGCAAATCACTTGGTTAATATCAATGGCAATACCTTTGCTTCTAAAGAAGAAGCTATCCAAATTATGAAACATCGCACCAAGCGTTTTTCTAAAGAAAAGCTACAATTTTATACGCAATAGTTTTTATATCAGTGCTTATATCACCTATATAAAAAAACGGATTAGCTAAGAGCTAATCCGTTTTTTTTATGTAATTTATTACTCTCAATCAACTCATTATTATAACACTCCAATCAAAACGCTGTAATTTTTCGTGTAAAAAAATAACAAAACTAATTAATCTAATCTAATTCGTTTTGTACTTTTATAGTCTTAATTTTTAAATTACAAATAAATCTAACCCAAAATGAAAAAATTGATCTCCCCCACTTGCTTATTAAGCTGTTTGTTTGCTGCCCTTTTCCTCCTGTCTAGCTTTTCTGTTGACTATTCTAGATCAGATAGTAGAGATGATAACCCTCCCATTACTAAAAAAGAAAATCGCCGCAAAAATAGATTAGAAAAACGCCAAGCAAAACTCACCAAACGCCTAAAAAAAAGCAAATCTACGGCTCAACGCCAAGCCATCCAGAAAAAAATTAGAGGCATTCAAAAAAAGCAAAATGATGGCGGCACACCAGCAATTGGTATTGTAGGAATGGTACTTTCGTGCATTTCATTTGTTTTGCTATTAGTCTTATTATTTTCTGCCTTGATACTTCTTTTTATTACGGTGTTGGGAGGAACTGCTGCCTCCACTGGGTTCCCTTACTTATTTTTAATTGTACTAGGTTTGGGAGTTGCCTTTGCAGGACTAGTAATTTCTATTATATCTCTTATCCTCAATAAAAATAATCCTGAACGATTCACAAGAAGAGGCTTTGGTATTGCAGGAATGATTATAGGTTCAATTGCCTTAGGTATCTTTCTTATTGCTGCGCTTATCTTCTTTTTTGCTTAACATCAAGCATTTCAAATTATAACGATAGAATGGATCTATTCCCCTCTACTGGAGAATAGATCCATTTTTGTCCTTATCTAATTAGGGGTTTAAAATTTATCAGCAACTTTGTGGCTTTTGGGGAACGAAAAAGGCAAAATTGTTGTTGTCCCCTCATCTATATTGTTCATATACTACAAAATTCAACCTATTATATCTTTTCACGTTTATAATAAACTAAAAAGATTTAAGTAATCGTTCACAATAATTTACAGGAAAAAATAAATCTTTTTGCACTACTCTTCCTCTAAAAGTTTTGTTTTAGCTCGCTAAAACTTCAACTTTTTTCTTTGATTAGCACTAAAAATAATTATTTTTTTTACCTATACTTTTTTATGCCCGCTTACTTACCTATGAAAAACTAAATTCAAACCCATTATGAAAACAACCTTGTATCCTGAAAACCCTAGCCTTAGCACCAAAAAACTAACGGCATTAACTCCTTCTTATCAATTTAGAGCCATTCTTGCCATCTTAGCCATCTTTGTATTTTTTGCCTTATACACTGCTATGGTTATTGCCCTAGGTTATCTAATTTATTATGCCTTTATGTACAATATGGGCATTATCAACCAACTAACTATTTTATTAAAAATTGGAGCCATTGCTGCTTCAATTATGTTATTTGTTTTTACGCTAAAGTTTGTCTTTAAATTAAAAAATCCAAAGCCTAATAATCGAA from Aureispira anguillae encodes:
- a CDS encoding alpha/beta hydrolase — protein: MGKNIYWCLFVTIALLACTGDRISQHNQAITKVFKTGNYTHSSFTSKSRGQVDFNVYLPSNWSQERAKKYPLLILLHGQGEDENTFIQAFPVSSLNHWMKNQLIPEMVIVAVRGGTNTNEMQWYTNPNEEMITSDKKQELRRFCAENFHTTMESTQISVIGHSRGATGALNFALYFPTKFASVVSSAFVSDYAIKRLKQAVDKNLDEILKSNIKIELLIGDQDQYVQNNNRKGSPIMSDYLRMHGIQHKFKIIENKGHRLIELWEYPTNLHYLEFIAESWGKDFN
- the bioA gene encoding adenosylmethionine--8-amino-7-oxononanoate transaminase; the protein is MKTIDKTISQEDLAFDRHHLWHPYTSLTKPLPVYPVESVEGVRIYLTTGEVLIDGTASWWSAIHGYNEPLLNEAAKAQTDQMAHVMFGGLTHQPAIDLGKKLVDLTPKGLDAVFLCDSGSIAVEVAMKMAVQYQHALGKKHKSKFLTLKKGYHGDTTGAMSVCDPVTGMHHLFQDFMPQHYYLEAPTLGFDRKMSAAELLEIEDFFEQNAGDAAAFILEPIVQGAGGMRIYSPQYLKEIRRLCDQYQLLLIADEIATGFGRTGKMFAVEHADIIPDIICVGKALTGGYMTLAATICSRTVANTICNGEAGVMMHGPTFMGNPLACAVANASLALLIASNWEQRIAKIEQILTYKLQKALNYELVKSVRVLGAIGVIETHYPVEVGAIQAFFVQQGVWIRPFKNMIYIMPPYIINEKDLTYITDVMLEVVQQKEYFNL
- a CDS encoding PaaI family thioesterase, encoding MTRTTAETHYRKLERMYLDGANINSSFYETTSLNIKKESAIITLEVSPKYFHALGAMHGSVYFKVLDDAAFFAVNSIVMDAFVLTTNYNINIVRPISKGLIKAVGTVKFASRNLWIAESTLFDEKERVIAFGTGHFAKSRVALTEEIGYKL
- a CDS encoding GH92 family glycosyl hydrolase, whose translation is MNKYSLLIFILFCIGCTPTNTEQNKQQESLSQYVNPFIGTGGHGHTYPGATLPFGMMQLSPDTRLTGWDGCSGYHYTDSTIYGFSHTHLSGTGVSDYGDLLLMPHSKSKAADLDYTQFLATFDKKKEKASPGYYEVVLSEDAIKVALSTTARCGMHQYTFPSNAVQKIMLDLQHRDQLLEAKLEVIDAQTIRGMRRSNAWATDQHFYFYLQFSKPFTDQSILQNEQKENVHAQFTFDNNEEALYVKVGMSSVSMEGAQKNLEKEIPHWDFKAVKEAAQEAWEEELQKVMVKSADLDKKTIFYTALYHSFLAPNLFMDVDGQYRGTDLKVHQAKNFSNYTIFSLWDTFRGTHPLYTILQRKRTLDFIQTFLAQYQQGGQLPVWELASNYTGCMIGYHSVSVIADAYAKGIRDFDTQLALEAMNHSAMQDHLGLSFYKEKGFIACDDEAESVSKTLEYAYDDWCIAEFAKAIGNDSMYQYYIQRAQSYKNLYDPNTNFLRGRIHGGWFTPFEPSEVNFNYTEANGWQYTLFAPQDIAGLIDLMGGTSSFEKMLDELFETESKLEGRHQVDITGLIGQYAHGNEPSHHVAYLYNYIHKPWKTQERVQQIMEEMYQNAPDGLSGNEDCGQMSSWYNLSAMGFYSVSPGTNYYTIGSPAFEAITINLENGKQFRIKAPKLSATNLYIQSIKLNGNNYNKTYLLHEDILAGGELVFEMGNTPNKKWGIASQSIPPSSIQDQLIVTAPYLVTTGKTFTDSTTIQMGTACTNCSLHYTTDGSIPTSESPVYENPITIKETTAFNLISIDKTGKKSTLIHEDIIKVDDSRTIQINTKYANQYAAGGDQALIDHLRGGANFRTGSWQGYRENLECVIDLSENRSFSSITVGFLQDIQAWIFYPKKVTYYGSQDGQNFSLMGEVLCDFPDNEYGAFTKDFSFKPSQNMHTRYIKIVAENYGNCPDWHLGAGGKTWVFADEILVQ
- a CDS encoding fatty acid desaturase family protein, producing MREFPKITDPIFVKKELKGMDKFFATKIRDERDLPFIYLIIKITFILIPSAILLYSPLLQGNLWWGGAAFHLFLCIIVFLGPYTLMLHNTSHRPFFKKENEIWNKYIPWILGPFMGQSPELYFIHHMGMHHNEGNMPEDKSSTMPFQRDSFFNFLHYYLRFLFIGIIELTQYFFSKKKNALGIKAARAEFLYLSFLALLCVFVNWGATMAVFIIPLLIIRLAMMSGNWGQHAFVDPDEPDNDYTSSITCINSGYNQKCFNDGYHIGHHLVPNMHWTDMPVELQNNLQKYSDNKSLIFEGLDFQIVWILLMLKRYNTLANHLVNINGNTFASKEEAIQIMKHRTKRFSKEKLQFYTQ